The Phragmites australis chromosome 1, lpPhrAust1.1, whole genome shotgun sequence genomic interval GTTATTGTGGCAGTTAAGAAGGCTGCGGCAGCTCATCATTCAGCGAGTTCTGGAACGATCTTCTCAACTCTTTTTCAATCCTGAAAAGAATCGGTCTTCCAAACTAATTGGAGTTAGAAATAGTACTTTCTAGTTAATTTCAGAGGTAAGGTTCTATATTAGAACGAAGTAAGCTTCATCGTCTTTTCAAACAAGGTGCAACGATTTTCCCATCTAAAAAAAGGTGCAACCATATGGCATTTGGGTGCTTACGGTATACACTTTGCCGGGTTAACCTCAGAGACCAATTTCAGAACTTTGTGAGGCAACCGGATCCACATGAACACCCATTTTCAGCGTTCACCACTTGACGGTTGCATGCACGATCAACTTGGCATCATCGATCGCttgttatttttcttctcatattcGTTTGCATAGTCCTGCGGTACCGCATATCGGAGAACGTAGCCGTCCAACCACACCGAGCGACGCAATGTGCACCCTGAAAAGCATCGGATCGACCGCGAACCACCGGTATAAACCACCGCGGTACCACTACCCCCCTGCAACGACCACCCCCACCCGTCGATCCGACCTGACCTCCCAACCGCCGCGCAGAGTACAGGTCCAAGCGGCCGGCCGGCACGGCAGCGCGCAGCATCCCGTCCAATCCAGTCCAGCGGGTCAAAGCGGCGGCCAAGGCCAACCGGCCGCGCACATGCCAGCGCGCGGCACCAAACGCGGACCCCACATGCCGAGGCGTCGTACTCGGGCGTTCCTAACCCGGCCCACGCGCCGGGCCCTCCCGCCGAGGAGGGCGGGGCGGATGCATGGGCGACGAGCTGACGGGACAGGCGTATCTCGTTGCGGATCTCGGTGCCTGCTCCGCGATCCCTCGCGCACGAACTGCACGGCGGCGTGCCTCCGCCATTGGATATTAGAATAGTACTCGTACTAGCCATTGGGGGCAACGAGCGTTCGGTGCGTCAGTGCGTGCCAATAGGTGCATCGTGGATTGTGAGATCCGCTGCAGCGCAGGCCTGGTAACGGTACAGGTCAGTGACGGATGCAAACTCAACCCGTGCTAACGGGTGAAATACCATCCCTAGCTCCGAATCTGGTGGGGATCCGACGGGATCCCACGGGTGGGATTTGGGGGTGGGATTTGGGAGCTGGGTGACAGACGCGGACGACGGATGACGAGGGAGCATAAGAGGGCTGGGCCGGTCAGGAGCAGAGGAGGGCGTAGCGGGTGGCGCTGGTTGGTAGGATGAGTTAGGCTTTTTGAGCGCTTGTGGACACCTGCGGATGAATATATATATGCTCTCGCTCTAATCCGATCATAAATCAGGCTCTAGACTTGTGACCCCCACAACGCAAAATTTACCCTGTCCCACTCtagttaggccatctccaaccgTTGCCCGTCGCAGTCCCAAATCCCTTCCCGATGTGTAAACGCGTGCGACGGGAACAAGACGGCAGCTCCAAGGAGTTCCCTTCCCGGACCGGCAGCGGACGGgataggagagaggttcccacACCCGGgggaacctctctcctttcccttcgcggaTTCGCAGCGCGGGGCAGGGGGAGTCGTTTGTGGGCGCGCGCTCGGGCGGAAGAGGCGGCAGCGAGGGGAGGCGCTATCGGCGACCGCGACGGAGGAGGAAGGTTGGCGGCGTCGGTGAGGGGATTCGGACGGCTGCCTCGACGGGCGCGTGTGCAGGGACGCGGCGCCGGCCAGGGGAGCAGCGTACGAAGCGCGGCGGCGACGCAGAGTGACGACGGGAGGTACGAATCATTTTCCCCCAAAGTACTTGGATCTGTGGATGTCGCGGTACAATAGGCAATCCGGTGTACGGGTGCTCAAGGTGGCGGTCTCCTCCGGTGGGGGGCGGGTGGAGAGTAGGGTTCCCGTGCGAGGAATGGATGTGGAGGCGCTGCAGCGCGAGGACGGGCCGAAGGCCAGCTCTGCGTGAGGGCGAGAAAGGTGTGGTTCCAGATCCAAGGAGTCCGGATGAAATGGAACAAAATGCACAAAGTATTTCGTTCTTCATCGTCGCCCTTCTGTATTGGATTGTGGACGAAGCATGTGTCGCCGGAGTGCTCACTGACAGAACCAACTTTGGCTTGGTCTGGGCAAACACCTTGGGGTTCATACACTCTTCTTTCCTCCACACGAGCTAGCCTTTGGTATACGAAACACCAAGAACACTGCTTTTCCCCGCACGTTTGTTGTGTGACCATTGGATGGGATTGATCTGTTTATGTTCCTTACTTTTGTACAAAACTGAAAACTAATCACAAGGATGGGATTGTTCGGTTGTTCTGTTGCATTTTCTTGAGCCTATAGAGTTGCATTGCATGTTCAGTCTTGTACATTTGTGGTATAGTTCATACTTTCATAGAACAATCAAACTATTATGGAAAAATTGGATGGTACAATCTGTTGGTTACATATATTTCAGAGTTTGTGGTATGCCTTACTTTTCAATGCTTCGATCAGTTGAATCAGTATATGAATCTTGTCATTCATGATAGGCACTGTAAAATCTGTACGGTGCTTCACTGAGTCTTTATGTTTGTTGGCACATTGCGACGTCGCCGATGCTATTCCTCCGTGCTTGTAGATGGATGCCGCAATGGTAGCTCGTGTCGTGTCGACGATGCAGGACCATGTCGCAGAGGCCGCTGCCGCTTTGAAGAAGGTGGCCAATGATAACTTGAGTCCCGACAGCACCCCTGCTGCCGTGGATCTCAACATGGCACTTCTGCAGGTCGAGACCATTGCGGCGGACTTGGAGCAACTCGTGTTCCAAGTAGAGGATGCTCTTAGCGGTGGTGTTGTGCACAACCCAGTTGCTTCGGACGCCAATTACAGCGTGGCAGTACAAGAGGAACCATCAGCTTCCATGGACAGTGACGACGACGTCATCCTTCCGGCTGATACCAGTTCGGAAGAGCTTCTTGTTGAAAGTTCAGATGATGGAGTGACCATCGAATCTGCTCGTTCATGGAGGCTTTAGTTGGGTATGGTGTTTGTTACCTAATTGTTGGGAATCTGTGAAGTCGAGGTAGCCGGTCCCCAAATGGTTGACCTCTAGTTAATTGTCTTGTACTGTTGTATTCCTCCGTGTTGTAATCATTGTTGCGTAAGACATATCCGTCGTCATGGTAATGGTAGTGAAGCAATCTAGTATGAATGGTTTATGATCTGTGGCAGGTCCTAGAGTTTTGTTCAGTTGTCCATGAACCTGTAATGCAGGCAATGCACCAGGAATGGTTGTGGGCTGATGAAGTAATGACATTAGCTCGAATGCTTGATTTTGTTGCTTGAATGCCTTGCAAATTTGTGCTATACAGTGCGTGTTTCCTCACTAATTACAAACAGAGGTAGCAGTACATCATGTTGTTGTGCAGGAGTCAACCTTTTTGCAGTCCAGGAGTGGTTGTTCAGGAGTAAACCTTGATGCACCGAACAATGTGAACCTTTGAACAGTTCTCAAATTAAACATTTTTGCAGTGAAGAATCTAAACCTTTTTGCAGTTCTGCATTTCAACATTTTTTCAGTTATGAATTGTAATGGTTTTGTGTTGTCCTGTGCAGGTTCTCCATGGATCCATTCTACGAGAGTTTTCTTCAGGACGGAGTGCAGCGGATGACATGGTCCGGGCCACAAATGCAGGGGGCATCGTCCTCAGTTGCAGCTAGGGCAGAGATGGGGCAGTTTGTGTTTGCCGAAAGTCCCGATGTGCACCCTGTtccggaggaggaggtggggcagTTCAGCATGGGTAGTGAGGGCAAGATAAGGAAGAAGGTGACCActgcgaagaagaagaagaaggcggaCCCGAAGATGGACCGAACAAAGTGGACAGATGCGGAGGACGAGCTACTCGTCTCTGCATGGTTAAACGTCAGCCAGGACCCTATAGTTGGAACTGATCAGTCAAAAGATACGTACTGGGGAAGGATCACCAAGTACTTCAACACGTTCAGGCAGCCTTCAATGATGCCTAGATCCGATAAGGCTTTGATCAACCACATGAAGGTCATCACGGACGCAGTTAGCAAGTTTGCAGTTCAAGTTCGGAAGGTGGAGCAGCTCAATCCAAGTGGGACCAACGAGCGGGACAAGGTACATAAGTCTGATTTGTACTTTGCTTACTGCCTAGAATGATGTCACACATATTTCAGATAAAGTTAGCCGTACTTAATTCTGACTAGAATTATATCACATTGCTGCTGCTGTCTTCAAGTGGGACCAAGGAACCAGTTTTGGTAAACCTTGTattcttttgtagtttttctgaTTCTTCAAGGTTTGTCATGTTCTCACATAGAAACACAAAGAACAAGGATAATTGCACCTCCTGTCAATTGTGCCCgtgaaaagggaaaaaatgaaaatacataGATAAAAGAACTATGCTTCATAATATGGTTTAATGGACCAAATATTAAGTATAAGGCATTGAGTGTAATTCAAAATATCAGTGCTGTCAGCATTTTGTTCCTTTTCTTGCTTCCAGTATTCTGCCCTTTTTCTTGCTTCTTTATGCCGACCAACGATTTAATCTAGTGAGTAATGCAATAAACAACCTAAGTGATATATATGTCTATCATTACTCTATCTAGTGGTTGCCAACCTCACTTATAACTAAGCATACAATACTAGTCAGGACTATGCCACCAACCTTGCCAAGTACACATTGCTGCTGCTGTCTTCGTTGTAGGCTTATTTCAGATCAAGTTATTGCTGCTGATGTCTTGTTGTAGGCTTATACTTGGTCACCTAAGTTAGTGTTCATGGCTGATTGCATGGCGTGCTAGATGGCTTATACTTCTGTAGTATGTGTATGGTTTGATCACAAATAGGTAGGCTTATACTTCTGTAGTATGTGTATGGCTTGATCACAAATAGGTAGGCTGTCTTTTTCATTTACGAATTGTGTCATTCTTTTGTGATTCGCAGATGGCACGGGCTTGCACAGCGTACAAGGGGATTGAGGGGAAGCCGTTTGCTTATACGCACTGCTGGGTTATGCTCACAGACCATCCCAAGTGGCACGCGCACGAGACCACGAAGTCACAGAAGGTGCAGGAGGTAGCCGACGCACAGTCCCACCCAACACCCTGCAATGAAGTGCCAACCGACGCAGCTTCAAACGCCTCTACAGATCTTCCTAGGCCCATTGGAAGGGAGGCAGCTAAAGCGGCCCGTGCGCGGAAATCAGCTTCCAGTTCTTCTTTGCCTACCGTGTCTGGTGGGCTGTATGCAACTCAACTTGCTGAGATGAGTGAAACGAAGAAGATTATGGTGGAGCTGAAGAAGGAGCAAATTTCTATCATGCGTCTGCAGGCATCCGTTCAAGTAAATGATCAGGACGAGCGTATAATGAAGGTTGACTTGGAGAGTGTTTCTGGTCCCCTGAGAGAGTACTACAGGAAGAGGCAAGCAGAGATCTTAGCGCGATGGACTACCGTAGAACATAACCCGTAGAGGTTCGGCCGAATGTTTGACGTTGCTACTTGGGCCTAATAATATCCACATTCTATGTACTTGTGTGTTAAATTCGAACTACTCCTTTGTTTGACGTTGCTACATTACAGCTTGGGTTTGCTTGTGTTTGGACTAGAACTCGGTATTTTTTTTGCGTTTGTCACCTGCTTGTACATCGCAGCGGACATGTTTGCATGTACATTCTGAGCAGTATTTGTTTCGACCTGTTTGGAGTAGCCCTGAGTATGTGTCATCGATCTCTCGATTCAATCAGTATGTGCAATAGGGCCACAGTCACGATAGAAAGAGTTCATAATTTATCGGTACCTTACATTGCAATTGAAATACCATAAACTCACATTACAATGAAGACGCTTCGACTAGACCGAACATTACTAAAGAGACATTCGAATGAAGACAGTACAGTTGGGCGGAACCTTTTTGCCTCAGTATTGAGCTCCATGGCGACTCCATATGTGCTCCACCAAATCATCACGCAATTGGTGGTGTATAGCCCGGTTCCTAATTGCTTCAGTTGCTTCTATGTATTGGAGCACGGCTTGGTCTGGATCACGACCCTCGATTGTCGCTTTCTCGCCCATATATTCAAACACCTCATCCACATCGGTGCCGCCTCTCTCGTCCTCAATTATCATATTGTGCATTATGATACAAGCGGTCATAATGTTGTGTAGTGTGCGTTGTTCCCAAATTCTTCCTGGACCCCGAATTATAGCGAACCGCGACTGCAGGACGCCAAATGCGCGTTCTACATCTTTCCGAACTGCTGCTTGCATGGCGGAGAACAGCACGCTCTTGTTCCCCCTTGGTGATGGGATAGGCTTCACTATAGTCGCCCATTCGGGGTAAATTCCATCACCTAGGTAGTAGCCCATGTCGTACGTGGTACCGTTTATGGTGTACGACACAGGAGGGGCAGTCCCGTCCGTGAGCCTGCTGAAAATGTTAGAGCGGTGCAAAACATTTATGTCATTTAGACTACCGTGCATtccaaagaaagcatgccatATCCATAGATCGTACGACGCAACCGCCTCCAAAACTATAGAGGGTTTGCGCGTATGACCGGTATACGCGCCATGCCATGCTTTCGGGCAGTTCTTCCAaacccaatgcatgcaatcgatGCTATCTagcatcccggggaaccctcTCTGCTCGCCGATGGCTAACAGTCGGGCAGTATCCTCCGCGGTGGGAGAGCGTAGGTACTCATCGGAGAAAAGCAAGACAACAGCTTCCACAAACTTTGTCAGGGCAAGCATCGCTGTGCTACCCCCAATCCGAACATACTCATCCACTGCGTCAGCACTGACTCCATATGCCAGTTGCCGTATGGCAGCTGTCATCTTTTGAAGGGGGCTTAGCCCTAGTTTCCCAGTGGCATCCCTCTTCTGGCGAAACCATGGGTCGTGGTTCTCCACAGCAGTGGCTATTCTCAAGAACAAAGCCCGACTCATCCGAAACCTGATAGGGTGCACAATCGTTAGTAACCAAAGACAACCTGCAATTGTGTTTGTATGGAAGATGCGCGTACCTACGACGGAACAGTATATCACCATACACTGGGTTGTTGCTGAAGTAGTCCCGAAATAGCCTTGCAGCACCTTCCTGGTGCCCACGATCTATGACCGCATGTCCTAGGACTGAGCCCCGATGACGGGTGCGACCTTGGGTCCGAAGCTCTTCCTCCTCGATGGcgaccatcatcatcaattcTTCCTCATCGTCGCTCGAGTCCGATGAGAACATGAACTGATCTCCAGACGTAAATGAGGTCATTGTGTAAGTGTGGAATGTGGACGCAATTGTGCCTCTCGACATCACGATGACCCCTCTTTTGTAGCCAGGACAGTCTTCTCGAGCAAGCAACTCCCGTCTAGCTTCACATGCAAGCTACCAGCCATGTGACAAGTTCCTTCCACGAGAAGGCTCGTGCCCACGAAGGCATCAGGCATGTGGTTCCTGCCTTGCAAAGGAAGGCTCGTAAACACGAAGGTACTACCGATATGCTATCAAAAGATGTATCGTGTACTTACAAAAGACATGTACAAAATACTACATGCGGCCATGAAACGGGTAGCGCACGTGCACATCTTTTCTACGGATTTGGGAAGACAATAAAATCGAGAATAAAGTGCTACAAACATTGCTCGCGAAAAAATGTTGGGTTCCAGGCACAACCATCTTCAAACTCACCGTAAAAAAAACTTTACATTGTATTCATACAACGTATTGTAGCCGTATTGTATCCCATGTGGCGGTTATGAGGAAATAGTAAAATAATACAATTCTGTTGGGGAAGGTAACAGGGAAGGGAATGCTGTTGGAGTGCAGGAACCTGAAGGGAACGAATCTGAGAAAGGAATCTCTTCGGGAAGGGATTTTTGGATGGAAAGGGAAGGAAacggttggagatgatcttaagTGTAAAACCCACAAGAACCCGACTCGACTAGCCCCGTTGCCAGCCGTACTGCAGTTTTGGATTGCACGCGCGGTGACTCACCCCGGTCGTGTGTGTCGGTTGGCCGGCCGTTAAAACCGTTGCAACTTGCCTGCAAAATACTCCCCCAGCTCTTCCTTGCAGTATCGATCGGATTCCGGATTTACCTGTCTCACTTGCTTCTAGGATCCTGTCCAAGTCGCTGTCTGCCAGTGTTGATTTGACCTTGATCTACTGCGTAAAACGCAGTAGCtaccgaactgtaaagatgaagCAACATATGCACATTGTCATTTTCATCGTATGCTAAATTAGTAGTAGTTTTCTAAGAGGATTTGAGTAGGCAGGTCAATTACACTACGTTTGATGATACTGTACATGACCACATCAGTCCTGGACCTGCCAGATAGGATATGTCCGCATCCAAGGAGGTGCTTTAAGTCCGGACAAAGACAGAGATCGAATTACGTTCCCCATAGCGATACTGCCATGTGAGCGCCATCTCGCACTGTCATCTCATCACATTATCGCTAGATACGTTGCTTAAAAAAACATCATATCCTAGCTAGCtatagaaaaaaagagaaacacaacATGGCTAGAGAAAAGTATCACAAGCCCAGCTtttgtttttagaattttagggATCTACAAGCACAGAAAATCAGTTGTAAACTGACATCGACCTCATGCTAAACCacacaaaaatccaaaaataggttACAAATATCtctgtatttatcaaaatagataatatatcggtgTATTGCAAATCTAGCatatgtattcggcacctcaaacaTCGAAAAATTGATTTCGACACCTAAGACAACAAAAACtcctatattcggcacatgagttGACAAATATGACATTGCatcgtattcgacacctcagtGCCGAATACGGGCTGACCTTGCTTTTTCCCTCACGTCGTGTCTTGtcgtgtgtcatttagaagctgAATAGAATACAATAGCACAACTTTGTTTCATTAGGGCACaagcgaataaataaagaaagaaacttGATGAGTGAATGTGTGTCATTTCATATCATCTTTCTTTATAAAGTGCAATATGTACTGGTGATAGTAGGGCTAAATAGAGTGTAGTAGCATAATTTAGTTTTATCAGGGCATGagcgaataaataaaaaaggaattggatgagtgagtgtgtaaatttgtttcaacgtaattttatcaatattttattattcatttaatgtatttgtgtatGCAATTTTTCAGTGAAGTAACGTCgtgaggatacaaaatctaatttatcaaacaaTA includes:
- the LOC133885018 gene encoding uncharacterized protein LOC133885018, encoding MRDWAPVNAENLQRWMESVAVDVIISAGQYDDATYWEYLVWYCPSTYATLLSGLIEPGPRPFPEDHARLLYFVTKEPYEMHMQAEQACGEASGSSTRRDRNPLWDYMRMRGSRFLSAIVVQFMFSSDSSDDEEELMMMVAIEEEELRTQGRTRHRGSVLGHAVIDRGHQEGAARLFRDYFSNNPVYGDILFRRRFRMSRALFLRIATAVENHDPWFRQKRDATGKLGLSPLQKMTAAIRQLAYGVSADAVDEYVRIGGSTAMLALTKFVEAVVLLFSDEYLRSPTAEDTARLLAIGEQRGFPGMLDSIDCMHWVWKNCPKAWHGAYTGHTRKPSIVLEAVASYDLWIWHAFFGMHGSLNDINVLHRSNIFSRLTDGTAPPVSYTINGTTYDMGYYLGDGIYPEWATIVKPIPSPRGNKSVLFSAMQAAVRKDVERAFGVLQSRFAIIRGPGRIWEQRTLHNIMTACIIMHNMIIEDERGGTDVDEVFEYMGEKATIEGRDPDQAVLQYIEATEAIRNRAIHHQLRDDLVEHIWSRHGAQY